Proteins found in one Syntrophorhabdus sp. genomic segment:
- the rpmE gene encoding 50S ribosomal protein L31, whose product MKKGIHPELKTATVKCACGHTFETLSVKDKITVEICAKCHPIFTGKEKRLDSAGQVEKFERKYGKKQK is encoded by the coding sequence ATGAAAAAGGGCATCCACCCGGAACTGAAGACCGCGACGGTGAAGTGCGCCTGCGGCCACACCTTTGAGACCCTCTCCGTTAAAGACAAGATCACCGTCGAGATATGCGCCAAGTGCCACCCCATCTTCACGGGCAAGGAAAAACGCCTTGATTCCGCCGGTCAGGTCGAGAAGTTCGAAAGGAAATACGGAAAGAAACAGAAGTAA
- the prfA gene encoding peptide chain release factor 1, which translates to MFGKLIELEKRFEEIEAEMAKPEVLSNMEEYKKLAKERTDLKEVVDPYREWKAAKAEQEKTSELLKEESDEEMKSLAREELADLEKEMERIEGVLTDSLLRKTEKQAKSMFLEIRAGTGGEEAALFARDLFASYMKFAERMKWKTEIMSSSPSDLGGFKEVIVVIEGKDAFNALRYESGVHRVQRVPETEAQGRIHTSTITVAVLPEPEELEIAINPDEIRVDLFRSSGPGGQHVNTTDSAVRLTHIPTGMVVTCQDEKSQHKNKAKAMRVLRARLKEKMEGEKEQEISDERRKQVGTGERSERIRTYNFPQGRVTDHRIGLTLYKLQDILNGNIEEITGPVTAHFRSEALKKG; encoded by the coding sequence ATGTTCGGGAAACTCATTGAGCTTGAAAAACGCTTCGAGGAAATAGAGGCGGAGATGGCAAAGCCCGAGGTGCTCTCCAACATGGAGGAGTACAAGAAGCTTGCCAAGGAGCGCACCGACCTCAAGGAGGTCGTCGACCCCTACCGCGAATGGAAGGCCGCGAAGGCGGAGCAGGAGAAAACATCGGAGCTCTTGAAAGAGGAATCCGACGAGGAGATGAAGTCCCTTGCCCGCGAGGAACTTGCAGACCTTGAGAAGGAGATGGAACGGATCGAGGGGGTCCTCACCGACAGCCTCCTGAGGAAGACGGAGAAGCAGGCGAAGAGCATGTTTCTCGAGATACGGGCCGGCACGGGGGGAGAGGAAGCCGCCCTCTTCGCGCGGGACCTTTTCGCCTCCTACATGAAGTTTGCCGAGCGCATGAAATGGAAGACGGAGATCATGAGCTCGAGCCCCTCCGACCTCGGGGGGTTCAAAGAGGTGATCGTCGTCATCGAGGGGAAGGACGCCTTCAATGCCCTAAGGTACGAGAGCGGCGTCCATCGCGTTCAGAGGGTCCCCGAAACGGAGGCCCAGGGAAGGATCCACACCTCCACGATCACCGTTGCCGTGCTCCCCGAGCCGGAGGAACTGGAGATCGCCATCAATCCCGACGAGATACGCGTCGACCTCTTCCGTTCCAGCGGCCCCGGCGGCCAGCATGTGAACACCACCGACTCGGCGGTGAGGCTTACCCACATACCGACAGGCATGGTCGTCACATGCCAGGACGAGAAGTCTCAGCACAAGAACAAGGCAAAGGCCATGCGCGTGCTCAGGGCTCGGCTCAAGGAAAAGATGGAAGGGGAGAAGGAGCAGGAGATATCCGACGAACGTCGAAAACAGGTAGGCACCGGGGAGCGCAGCGAGCGCATCAGGACCTACAACTTCCCCCAGGGACGCGTCACCGACCACAGGATCGGCCTCACCCTGTACAAGCTTCAGGACATCCTCAACGGGAACATAGAAGAGATAACGGGTCCCGTGACCGCGCATTTCCGCTCAGAGGCGCTCAAAAAAGGATAA
- the prmC gene encoding peptide chain release factor N(5)-glutamine methyltransferase: MRIRQIITGEKRLLRTDVVAVLCHALSLTKEQVFSDMDREVAGDDLDTLRRVLEERAAGRPLAYMTGTREFFSETFSVNEAVLIPRPETEVLVEEAIALIGGRQDLAVLDMGTGSGVIGIIVAKHTGNRVVCVDISEAALAVARGNARCMGVGERTRFVCSDLFAALGDGARFDMILSNPPYVADEEWDGLMTDVRDFEPPRALKGGAEGLEVYRRIAAELPRRLTPGGWVLLEVGSAAQVRVVGALLEGAGLTVSVKKDYSGRERVLAGHG, translated from the coding sequence TTGAGGATCAGGCAGATCATCACCGGCGAGAAGCGTCTATTGAGGACGGACGTCGTGGCGGTCCTCTGTCACGCCTTGAGCCTCACGAAGGAACAGGTCTTCTCCGATATGGACCGCGAAGTGGCCGGAGATGACCTCGACACCCTGCGGAGGGTCCTCGAGGAGCGCGCCGCGGGCAGGCCGCTCGCATACATGACGGGGACGCGGGAGTTCTTTTCCGAAACCTTTTCCGTGAATGAGGCGGTGCTGATCCCGCGCCCGGAGACGGAGGTCCTCGTGGAAGAGGCCATCGCCCTCATCGGAGGCAGGCAGGACCTCGCGGTCCTCGACATGGGCACCGGTTCCGGAGTGATCGGTATTATCGTCGCGAAACACACGGGCAACAGGGTCGTCTGCGTCGACATATCCGAGGCGGCCCTTGCGGTGGCCCGCGGGAACGCCCGGTGCATGGGGGTCGGGGAGAGGACGCGCTTTGTGTGCAGCGACCTCTTCGCCGCACTCGGTGACGGAGCGCGGTTCGACATGATCCTGTCGAATCCTCCCTACGTGGCCGACGAGGAGTGGGACGGTCTCATGACGGACGTAAGGGATTTCGAGCCGCCCCGCGCCCTCAAGGGCGGCGCGGAGGGCCTCGAGGTATACCGCCGGATAGCCGCGGAGCTTCCCCGGCGCCTCACCCCGGGCGGATGGGTCCTCCTCGAGGTGGGCTCGGCCGCTCAGGTCCGGGTTGTCGGCGCCCTGCTCGAGGGGGCGGGTCTGACGGTGAGCGTGAAGAAAGACTATTCAGGCAGGGAAAGGGTGCTCGCGGGACATGGATAA